Within Dysgonomonas sp. HDW5A, the genomic segment AAATCCTGATTTAACACTAACGGTCAATAGAAACGACCTGAGTTTAATAATGATGGGAGTGAAAAATTTTGACGATTTAATAGCTTCCGGCATTGTTCAAGCTAAAGGAGATACAAAAATTATCAGCCAATTAGCATCCGTGCTGGATCAATTTGAAATTGGTTTTGAGATTTTACCAGGAACCATATCTAAGAAGACTGACCAACCGAAAAATCCTTCTTTTAAACAGGATCAACCTGCTGTTATCGGAGCCGATTAATAGATCATTTCTAAGTGAGAAAATGATAAGAAAAAGTATCCGATAATCATTAGATTATCGGATACTTTTTCTTATTGCTTGTTTAAAGTTAGGTCATATCATAAATCATTATTCAAAATCGATATAATTATTTGTTTTTCCACTATTAATATCATTTGAATCTCTGTCTTCGCAATTCAAACACAAGGAAATATACAAAGTTAATATTTGTCAGCAAAAGCTAGGATTTTATATATAACAATTCCGATGTTTAATTTAACTGTTGGTATACTTCTCAATTATTATTTACACTTAATACATCCACATCCATAGATTCAAATTCAGAATTGTTGCTTAAGAACTCGGGGACAATTTTTTTCATTGTTGCAACAAGCTGATACTTATCTTCTTTTTGTGCAATAGAAATAATAGATTCGATTTGAGGTAAAATATCCTGAAAGTGGTATTCGCGTACCTTAGCTTTCATTATCTTCTCATGAGTTGTTTGTTCAGTAATCTCTGAATCATTTAGTAACTCTTCATATAGCTTTTCACCGGGGCGTAATCCCGAAAATTCAATTCGGATATCTTTTTCGGGAATAAGCCCTACCAGTTTAATCATTTTTTCGGCAAGGTCATATATCTTAACAGGCTGTCCCATATCAAATACATAGATGTATCCGGATTTTCCGATAACAGACGCTTCTAATACCAAACGACAGGCCTCAGGTATTGTCATAAAATAACGGGTTATCTCGCGATGGGTAACAGTTATAGGTCCCCCACTCTCTATTTGTTTTCTAAATAGTGGAATTACAGACCCATTACTGCCTAAAACATTACCAAAGCGAGTGGTTACGAATTTTGTCCTGAATTTATTCTTATATAAGTCATTGGCACAACTTTGAACGTATATTTCGGCTAGACGTTTTGTGGCACCCATAATATTGGTTGGATTAACAGCCTTATCTGTAGATATCATGATAAACATTTCAACTGCATTTTCGATTGCCAGATCTACTACTAGTTTTGTTCCATGAACATTGGTAAGTACAGCTTCACACGGGTGTTTTTCCATTAAAGGAACATGTTTGTATGCTGCAGCATGATAAACAATATTAGGACGATATTCCGTGAAAACTTGTGCAAGTTTACTTCTGTTACGAACATCACCTACAATTGCAGTATAATTGAGGTTAGGATACTTCTTCTGCAATTCTATATCCAAGTCATACAAGGGAGTCTCTGCCTGATCCAAACATACTATATATCGAGGTCCTAAATTTGCTAATTGTCTGACAATCTCACTTCCTATCGAACCAGCAGCCCCCGTTACTAATATTGTTTTATCCTTTACATTTTCTCCAATTATTTCTAAACTAATATTTATTTCGGATCGCCCCAACAGATCTTCAATTTGAATAGGACGTATACGATTTACAGCATCCGTCAGTTGAGACATGTTATCTATATTAGTTTCTTGTGTTATATAGATATGAGTATTTGAACTAAATAACTTTTCAACATAGGCAACATGATCTTTCAGGTCGGATTCTTTCGTAAATAATACATCTTTAATCTTATATTTATTAAGATCATCAGGTTTTTTGAGAACAAAAACAGGAAGATCAATTACTTTCTTCAATTGAGAATCGGATTCGACAGTAAGGAACCCTATTATTTTAAATTTATGCGAACTTGTTCTTAGTAATTGTGCGGCAGCAATAGTGGCTTCATCTAATCCCCAAACATATACAGGAATAGCCAGTTTATATTCATATCTCTGAATCAATATTTGATAGCTACATACAACAATGATACGAAAACTATAAAGCCCAACCAGTGATGCTAAAAACAGTGTGGTACAATAGGCCAGAGAAACACCGCCCGACAACCCCATTACTTTGTGAAGAGTGAGAAAGAGTAGAGAGTCAGCAAATAATGTAGCAATAAGTATACGTTGAAATTCGTAAACAGTAGAATAACGAACAATTCCTCTGTATGTTTTAAATACCCAAAAAAACAAAAGATTGAAAAAGATAGCAACACCCAGATATTCAACAAAGCGAGGATGATACACTATCGTGATTTTATTATATATCTTAAGAGTTAGGAAATACGAAATCACTGTAGCACATAAAATATTGCTGATATCAATGAACAATATAAACCACCTGCTTAACAAGCGGTTTTTGAGAAATTTATTATATATAATTCTTCCTATTTGATTAATCATGAGAGTTCTTTATAACTTTAATAATAGTTTGATTGAATCAGTTACTCTATATAAATCATTTGAACTTAGGTTTGTTCCTGATGGCAGGCATAAACCATTTTTAAATAATTGCTCGCTCGTTCCATCCCCAAAAAATGGATAATCTTTAAATACGGGTTGTAGATGCATTGGTTTCCAAAGTGGTCTTGATTCTATATTAGCATCATTGAGTATCTCATATAGCTTTTCTCTGGTTATACCATTCATTTTTTGTGGATCAACCAAAATAGATGTCAACCAATAATTGGAAAAATAATCGGAAGAGGGCTCTGTTTGAAAACTGATACCATCCAATCCTTCTAGCTGTTCTCTATAAAATTGATTATTTTCTCTTCTTTGTTTAACTCGCTCTTGTAGTACCAACATTTGACCACGTCCAATACCTGCCACAACATTACTCATTCTATAGTTATATCCTATATGTGTATGTTGATAATGAGGTGCTGCATCACGGGCTTGAGTTGCCAGGAAACGAGCTGTTTTTATATATTCTTCGTTATGTGAAACCAAAGCTCCACCACCTGATGTTGTGATAATCTTATTTCCGTTAAATGACAGAATAGATATATCTCCGAGTGTTCCGCAATGTTGATGTTTATACTCCGAACCTAATGCTTCGGCAGCATCTTCAACAATCGGTATTTCATATTTGACTGAAATTGCTTTTATTTCAGCCATATTTGCCGGCATTCCATAAAGGTGGACAACGATGATAGCTTTAGGTTTCTTCCCTTTGGATAGGCGGTCTTTGAGAGCCCTTTCTAAATGCTCGGGCGACATATTCCATGTCTCCTTTTCACTATCAATAAAAATTGGGGTTGCTCCTTGATAAACTATCGGATTGGCAGATGCCGAAAATGTAAAGCTTTGGCAAAGAACCTCATCTCCGGCTTTTACTCCTAAAATAATTAATGCGAGATGTAGTGCTGCTGTACCAGCACTTAATGCTGCAACTGAGACTCCGTCATGAAGATAATCAGCTAATTGCTTTTCAAAAGCATCCACATTAGGTCCCATTGGTACAATCCAATTAGTATCAAATGCTTCTTTTACAAAATCTAGCTCACGACCTCCCATATGTGCCAGAGAAAGCCAAATACGATTATTGCTCATATCTTTTCTAAATATTTTATGACCTTACAAGGCACGCCTGCGGCAACTACATTGTCAGGAATATCGTTTGTGATTACCGATCCGGCTCCAATGATGCACCATTGCCCAATCTTAATACCTGGTATAACAGTCGATCCAGCACCTATTAAAGTACCTTCTCCAACTTCGACTCCCCCACATAAGTTTACTCCGGGAGCAATGTGTACAAAATCGTGGATATTGCAGTCATGATCTACAGTGGCTGCTGTATTTATAATCACATGTTTTCCTATTTGTGAACAAGATTGTATAATTGAGCCTTGAACGATAACAGTTCCATCACCTATGGATACATTCCGTGATATCACAGCATTCGTCGATATTGCTTTATCATAGGTAACTTCGTTGAGATCTGTAGCAATTTTTTTCCGTATCGAATTATTACCGATACTGATGATCAATGGTGATTTGATTTCCGGAGAAACAGGTATTCCCATAAAATCTTTGATTGTTTTATTATCATCATATAACTCTTCAACAGTAATGTCATTTAATTGAAGAATGTCTATAATTACCTTAGCATGGCCACCTGCACCAAACAGATATACTTTTTTCATCTTTCTTGATTTCCTTCAAATTTTTCTATTGTAACACTTTTTTCGGAAGTAATCCCTTCCGACTTAAATACTTTTACTATCGTAAGACATATTATTTTAATGTCTAACAACAGAGATATATGATCAACATACCAGACATCAAGCCTGAATTTTTCTTGCCACGAAATAGCATTTCTACCATTTACTTGTGCCCATCCTGTAATTCCAGGACGAACCTCGTGTCTACGTACCTGATCCTCATCATATAACGACAGATACTCTATCAATAGAGGACGGGGTCCCACCAAACTCATATCTCCTTTAATAACATTGAGTAATTGAGGTATTTCATCTAAGGAAGTTTTTCTTACAAATCTGCCAATAGAGGTCAATCTATCCTCATCAGCTAGAAGATTTCCATTAGAATCTTTTCGATCATTCATTGTTTTAAACTTAACAATTTTGAATACCCTATTGTTCTTACCAGGACGTGTTTGAAAGAAAAAAGGTTTTCCATTATTAGCTATTGTAAAAAATAGAATTAGAATTAAGAACATGGGTAACAGTATGATAAATGCTACTAATGAGAAAATTAAATCCAAGACAGGTTTAAAAATATTTTTATACATCGCCTAACAATTTGTTATAAAATTTAATCCACTCATTAGTAATTGTCTGTCCCGAAAAATTATCAAGAACATATTGTCTGCCATTCTTTCCCAGCAACATTCTCTTCTCTTTATTTATGACTAGAGTTTCCATTAATAAGTATAATCCATCCACATTACTAACCTCATGTCTGAGGCCTGTTTTATCGTTTATTATGGTTTCTCTAAGCCCATATGTATCGCTACAGATTATAGGTTTCTCTAATAAGGAGGCTTCGATCACGCTAGTGCCAAATCCTTCCCGATAGCTTGGTAAGCAAAATATATCACATGCTTGTATCATCTTCTCGGCTATTGTTGTTGGTCCTCCAAAATATATAGAATCTATATTTTGATATTTAAGTCGAGTAATACTCTCTATATTCTCTTCATCAAATCCAATAAGTAATAAGCGTATATCTTGATATTTTTCTTTCAGTTTAAGAAATGCATCTATAAGATCAAAAATACCTTTGTCCTTATTTAGACGCCCTAGAAACATAAATACTATTTCATGAGGCTCAATACCCAATTCTTTTCTCATATATTGTGATACCAGATCATCAGGAACAAACCTGTTAGTATCTACTCCACTAATAGAGCCTTTTCCTAATACTTTGGAATCTTTCGCCTTTATAATTTTATTTTGTATCAGATATTCTCTCTGTGACTGTCCATCAACCAATATACAAGTAGAATTGGTCGCTATACATATGTCCATGAACTTAAGTAATGCTCTCATGAATCCCTTTTGAGTATGCCAAACCTGTCCTGTGAAAATGTGGATGCGATTCTTTATTCCGCTCAATCTGGCAGCAGTCATGGCTATCAATCCCGCCTTTGGTGTAACAGAATGGACTGCATCAAAATTGTTTTCTTTTAAATATCTACGAAGCAGCAATAGTGCCTTTGTATCCTGCACTATATTTATTTTTCTAAAGAGTGGAATACTTTTTATTTCGACTAAAGGTATATCCTTGAGAGTATCCATATTTTCATTAACCAGATTGGCTACTAAATAAATATCATAGTCACGAGACAGCTCTCTTATGTGATTATATAAGAAAGCTCTTACTGTTATAGGAGATGATACTACAAAGCATATTTTCTTTTTCATAAAAGACAAACATTAATTTTGAGATACTGATTATCGATACATTGATCAGATTACTTTCAATTTTGTTAGAATTAGAAAAACAGACCGAAACAAGTTCTTTTTCTTATTCTTCAATGGGTGATTCAGGTATATTAAGTCCAGCTCGTATAACTTATTTTTCATTTCCTTATATTCGGATAGTTTACACTTGTCTTTAGAAAGTTGATAAAATAACGAGACATTCAAGAAAGTTAATCTTTCCTCAATTAATGAAATCGATCGCTTGTCATCACAGTCATATGCCAACGATTTGATATGCTCCATAACCGTTATGAGGTCTGATCGCAATTTCAACCTTTTTGAACGATCGGTATTTCGGGTTATTGAACTCTGATTCTGAAAGAAACATGCAACAAGTAGCGATGTTGAAGCAAATCTCTTTGCTTTTAGAAACACTCTTGTATTAAATTCATAATCTTCGATGTATATTCTCTCCAGGAAAAAGAGATTATGCGAAATCAAAAATTCTCTTAAATAGATTTTATTACAAGCCGAATCCATACAATTTGTTTTCGAATAATAATCTACTCCGCTATAAATACCCGAATTTGTAAATATTTTGCTGTACGTAATCTTCCCATCCTCATTAACGCCCTGGGCTCCAAATTCTAAGACATCTACACTTAATTGGATACACTGGTTTATTAACATTCCCAAAGTATTATCTAAATAATAATCGTCTGAATCAAGAAACAACAGATATCTACCCTGAGCTTGTTCGATTCCCGTATTGCGAGCCCCCCCCAGTCCTTTATTCTTTTGGCTTATGATTATAATATTGTCTTTATCTTTTGCATATTCTTCCACAATAAACCTGCTGTTATCAGGAGACTCATCATCTATGACTACAACTTCAAAGCGATTGTGATCAATATTTTGTCTATATACAGAATCTAAACAAGACCTAATATATTTCTCTACATTGTATATGGGTATTATTATACTTAATTCTTTCATCATATTCTTAGATCAATATATTATTACATTCATTATGAAGGTAAAAGAGAAATATGCTAATAAAACAAACCCAATTTTAACCTGTTGATTATTTACCAGATTTTCTTTTAAAAGGGGATAAATAACTATCAAGGCGAGTATAAACCAAGATAGATAGGCAAACCTGTTTGAATAACTGGCTCTAATTATAAGTATCCAGAAGGCATTGGATAGAAGATATATAGTATAAAGGCAATTATATATTCTATCCTCAAAATGCAGCTTATTGATATAATACCATCCGGCAAATGCTCCGATACTGCTATAAAGAAGAAAATCCCAGCGAAACCTTGTTGCTGCAATGATACTACTATTACCTTCATTAGTCAGGTAACTAATTCGATCATCAATATTTAAGTTTGAAAAAAGATTCTCCCAAAAATGACCTAGAGAGACTGACAATAGAATACATAATACCCAAAACATAAGTATCCTGTTCGGTTTATGATATAATTGAGCTACTATAAAACAGATTGTAGGGAGTAATATTGATTTATGAAAACCAATAGCGACTATTATCCAAAGTATTTGAAATAACCGTTTATCACGGGATATAGCCAGAATAAACAAGCTTGTAGATAAACCGTTTCGTATACCATTAGTTCCATAAGCCCAAAAGGAAAATGAAATAATCAATGCCAGGAATGCATAAAAAGCATATTCTCCAAACCATTTCTTTGAAACAATGTAGAGGGGAACAATATATATAATAGCACAAAGAAGAAAGTACGATTGAACATTCATTATTTTGGAACATAAAAACGAATAGGCATCAAACAGAACATCTCCTGTAATGGGTATAAATTGTGATCCCTGTTTTGTCATATTAAAAAATGCAGCATATGATACCATATCAACAAATACCTCATTAATAGGGCGTAACCCTATATAAAAGATGGAGAAGAACAATACAAAGAAGTTCATGTTCCTTATATAAGACAGATTTTTGCGATCATCAATATCCAAAGTAAAACTATGTAGTATTGTAAATAGCACAACAAGTAGCATTACATAAAAATATATGGATGCATAAATATTTGCAGATATAAAATCAATAGTCATCATCCTACATCATTTTAGTATTGATGAAATCTACCAAATGCCGACAAATCTCATTTATATTGTATTTTTCTCGTACCTTAATTGCTTCATTCTTTAATCTGTTTCGCCTCTCCTTGTCATTCATCAATTGCTTTAATTCGGAAGTAAATAGCTCCCGATTTTTCAATGGAATAAGGATTCCATTTCTATTATGGTCTATAATATCGGCAGGACCAACTTTACAATCATAGGCAATACAAGCTAAAGGAACCGACATTGCTTCAATCAGGACATTCGGAAAACCTTCGGAAAGAGACGTAAATGCAAAAATCTCAGCATCGTTTAAATAATCATCTACATTTGATTTGGGACCTTCCAAAAATATATTATGCTGTAAAGGGTTATTCTCAATTTTACTTTTCAGGTGATCATATAACTCCCCTCCTCCAACAATTACTAAATTCCAAGTATCATCGTTTATGGCCGTAAAAATATCAATCAGTTCTTCATGATTTTTCAGCTTATCAAGTCTGCCTACAGTCAGTATAGTATGCGATTTAGGAGAATCTCCTTTATATCGAATCTGCTTTATCGGATTATTCAATACCAAAATATTCTCATTCAACTTTAATTTATGGAAATGCTTTTGCGCCTCAGTTGTTTGAGCAATAATACCTTTAGCAAAGGGATAAAGAGCATTTCTTAATTTATCATTCACATATCCGTTGTTTGCATAAGGATTGTTTCTGTCTGATACAAATATTTCTTTTATACCAAGGCTTCTGCATGCCAGTATGGAAAGGCTGTTAAATCTTTCACCAAAAGAAAGAAATACATTCTCCTCTAATTTAAGTCGTTTAAGATTATGCCTCAGATTCAACATAATTTTCAGTTTATTGAAAATTTTTCCCGTATAATCAATATCCGATGTTATAAGTTCAACTTTGGGGTTAATATCATACTGTATCGTATGTTTGATCAATGTTACAATCGATACAATATAATTATCCTGAACCAAGTGATTCGATAGTTCTGTAACTACTCTCTCCATGCCACCTAAACCCAAAGTTGGCAATATGAATATTATATTTCGATCCTTCTTCATCTACTTCTTGTATGAAATTATTCTTGCAGGATTTCCAGCTACAACAGCATTGTTTGGAACATCCGATAAAACAATTGATCCGGCTCCTATAGTGACATTATTCCCGATATGGATATTTCCGATAATTACAGCATTCGCGGAAATAATAACGTTATCGCCAATAGTTGGATAAATATTCTCCTTAGTTGATTTTACACCGATTGTTACATTCTGAAATATCCTGCAATCGTAACCAAGAGATACACCTTCTCCTATAACAATTCCAACGGGATGAGGCAGAACTGTTCTTTTTTTTCCCAGATACCGCATTCCTCGGGTAATATCACAAGACCTCACAGGTTTGAATGACAAATAGTATTTGAATGAATAATAAAGTTCTTTGGGGATATGAATGTATCGTTGGAAGGCAAAATAGATATTCTTCACCTTTGCTCCCTCCCAAAGCTTAATATTGGCAATTCTTTTTATAGTATCCATTTGCGTAAACTTTGATTGTTATTAAAGATGTATAACTTATAAAAAGTTTCGAACACGATAGAGCTTATGAAAATAATGACTAAAACATATAAGTTACATTTCAGAAATAAGATAGGTAATAGAGCAATAAAAAGAAATAAACTATAGAAAGTAGTCTTAAGCATAATGTTTTTATCACTATTAATTATCAGGTAATAATTGAGCAATGTATTTACTGCAAAAAATGTTGCCGAGATTGTCAATAATATTACATAAGGAATTGCGGGAGCCAATTCTTCTCCTCCCAGAAAAAGAACAATTTGTTTCGAGAAAATAAATATCAAAAGACTATAAAGAACTCCTACAAATATAGTTGCTATAAAAACCAACTTCGAAAAAGAATGATTCCTGTTTTTTATTAATCTTGGTAATACGGCAACAGGTACAGTTTGATACAAGGAGGTGAAAAGCCCAACCAATTTCATAGCCAAATCGTAATATGCAACTACGGTTTTGGTAAAAAGAATTCCGACTAAGACTATAACGGTTTTATCTCTCAGGTTATAAGACAGTTTTGTTGAAAATATGGTAAAACTTTCAATAAAATAAGTCTTCATAATTTGAATGGATGGTAAGACAAAACGAATTTTCTCTTTTACAAAAACTATGTATAAAGCAATCATTCCTCCAATGAAAGCTCCCAGTCCATTCAGTAATGGGATTTTAAAATAATCTGATTGATCTTTAATTACAAAAAATACCAAAACGAGAAAAATAGAACGGGTAAAGACATTTATGAAGGTCACATACTTCAATTTTTCGATGCCTTGAAAGAAAAATTGAGGAAATAGAAACTCATTAAATGTAAACGTAAATGCAAATAGATAAAGAATTTTATGTTCCCTCATAACAGGAAGCATCCACATACATAGTGCAAGTACGCCTAAGCAAATAATCCAGAGCATAAGTTTTAGTAATAGTATTGACGACACGACTTCTGATATTTTACGAGTATCATGTACATTCTCTGAAATACTTTTCGTTCCGGAAATATTAAATCCAAATTCTATTACAAGAGAAAAATATCCAATAATGGATTGTGCAAATACAACTGTACCATACATTTCGGGCCCTACAACCCGTATTAAATAGGGATATGTAATCAATGGCACTAATAAATTGAAAATTTGAAGAAGTGACAGATATGAAAAATTTTCAATAAACTTATAGTTATTCTTAAAAGATTGAGGTATTCTTAATTTACTCATCATCAAAAATTAATCATTAAATATGCCTTTATTTTCATAGCATAAACCACTTCATATCATACGGTCTTTAGCTTTTCTTTAAGCTATAGCATACTCCCTTATCTTTGATTGAAGCAGAAAAGTCTAAACCCTCAAACTCCTTATGTGTAACAGCTAGAACAACTGCATCGAATTTTGCTGTCGGAAGTTTAGTTTCAATATCCAATCCATACTCGTGATAAACCTCCTCCGGATTTGCCCACGGATCATATATTACAACATTAGTATCATATTCCTTCAACTCACGAATAACATCTACCACCCTGGTATTCCTAACATCGGGACAGTTCTCCTTGAAGGTTATGCCCAACACCAGAATATCAGCCCCTTTAACTTGAATACCTGATCTTATCATTTTTTTCACCACCTCGCTGGCAACATATTCGCCCATACTGTCATTCATACGTCTGCCCGAAAGAATTATTTCGGGGTGATAACCGTATTCTTGAGCTTTTTGTGCTAAATAATAAGGGTCTACACCTATACAATGACCTCCCACTAACCCCGGGTTGAATTTTAAAAAATTCCATTTGGTGGCAGCAGCCTCAAGAACCGCAGTAGTGTCAATATCCATGCGATCGAATATCTTCTTCAGTTCGTTTACAAAAGCAATATTAATATCTCGTTGCGAATTCTCAATTACTTTAGCAGCTTCGGCGACTTTTATGGAGGGCGCTAAATGTGTACCGGCAGTTATAACTGAGGAATATAAGGCATTGACTTTTTCTCCTATTTGAGGAGTCGATCCTGAGGTTACTTTCTTAATTTTTTCGACTGTATGTTCTTTATCTCCCGGATTTATTCTTTCAGGAGAATATCCGGCAAAGAAATCTACATTAAATTTGAGTCCCGATATTTTTTCTACAACCGGTATACAGTCATCTTCCGTAGCTCCCGGATATACCGTAGATTCGTAAATGACAATATCATCTTTGCCAACCACCTTACCTATAGTCTCACTCGCTCTATAAAGAGGAGTAAGGTCTGGACGATTATTTTTATCTACAGGAGTGGGTACAGTAACAATATAATAGTTACAATCTTTAATATCATCAAGGTCGGATGAACAATATAATCCGTTCGTATCATCACTTTCGTTCTTTAATACAGATCGAAGAACCGACTCTTCCACCTCCAATGTACAATCATATCCACTCATCAGTTGATCAACCCGAGACTTGTTTACATCAAAACCGACTACAGGATATTTAGTTGCAAATAATCGGGCTAGTGGTAGTCCTACGTAGCCAAGACCTATAATTCCTATTTTAGCTTTATCCATTTTATTTCAGATTTTCCCAGTACCATTGGACTGCTTCTTTGAGACCTTGTTTCATACTATATTGCGGATGATATCCGAGTAAACTTTCGGCTTTCTCTATACTTGCCAATGAATGAGGTATATCTCCCGACCTATTATCGCCGTATATTACTTCAATATTCGCTATTTGAGAGTCGTATTGACTCAAGTATTCTTTGAGATACCCAACTAATTGATTTAATGTAGTCCGTTCGCCATATGCAGTATTATATACAGTATTCAGAGCACTCTTATCAGAAACAGAAAGAGCCAGTAGGTTCATTTGAACTACGTTTTTGATATACGTAAAATCTCTTGAATACTCACCATCTCCATTAATAACAGGTGATTCGTGATCTATTAGTTTCTTTACAAACAAGGGAATCACTGCTGCATAGGCTCCATTGGGATCTTGTCTACGCCCAAATACATTAAAATACCTCAACCCAATACATTCCATACCATATGTTCTCGAAAATACATCTGCATATAATTCATTCACATATTTGGTTATTGCGTATGGCGACAATGGTTTTCCAATAACATCTTCCACTTTGGGTAATGACTTGGAATCACCATAAGTAGAAGAACTGGCTGCATAAATAAACCGCTTTACATTGGCTTCTCTTGCTGCAACAAGCATATTCAGGAAACCTGATACATTAACATCGTTGCTCGTTATAGGATCGGCAATCGAACGGGGTACTGATCCTAAAGCGGCTTCATGTAAAACGTAATCAACTCCTTTTGTAACTTTCTGACAATCTTCTATTTTGCGAATATCTCCGACAATTAACTTGAAGTTTTTATTATCAAATAAATGAAGTATGTTCTCTATTTTACCGGTAGAAAAATTATCTAAGCAAACTACTTTACAATCCTGTTTTAGTAACTCTTCACATAGATTAGAACCTATAAATCCGGCTCCCCCCGTAACTAGTATCGTCGAATTATTTAATTTGATATCCATAAGCTTTTCCATATCCATATTTGTAGTTACTGTCTAAATGTGAATCATTTAAAACTAAATACATATTCATTAATTTACCTTCTTCCTTTTGAGCATTCATAAAATTGACTGCAGTCTTAGGTGTAATACCTTCACGGACAATATACAAAGTAGCATCTACGTATTCATCGATAAGGTATGTATCTGATACCAAACCTACTGGAGCAGTATCAATTATTATAAAATCATATTCTTTTTTAACCTCTGAAAGAAGCTCTTTGAGACGTGGATTCATTAGCAATTCATTCGGATTTGGAGGAATTGTTCCTGACTGCATAATTTTCAAATTCTTATGTAACTCCGAATCACTTACATAATTCTCCCATGGGTCTTCATCTGCTAAATAATCACTTAATCCTCTTTTGTTATCTAATTTTAAATATCTATGCAGTTTGGGATTTCTTATATCGCCTCCGATCAATAGTACTTTCTTACCCGATAAAGCAAAACTCATTGATAAGTTTAAGCTTATAAATGTCTTACCTTCCCCTGTTGTAGTAGATGTAACTAGAATCAGCTGATTCACTTTATGATAAAATATAAAGTTCAGATTGTTTCTTAAAGAGCGAAACATTTCTGCTATTCCCGAGTTCTGGTT encodes:
- a CDS encoding SDR family oxidoreductase, which encodes MEKLMDIKLNNSTILVTGGAGFIGSNLCEELLKQDCKVVCLDNFSTGKIENILHLFDNKNFKLIVGDIRKIEDCQKVTKGVDYVLHEAALGSVPRSIADPITSNDVNVSGFLNMLVAAREANVKRFIYAASSSTYGDSKSLPKVEDVIGKPLSPYAITKYVNELYADVFSRTYGMECIGLRYFNVFGRRQDPNGAYAAVIPLFVKKLIDHESPVINGDGEYSRDFTYIKNVVQMNLLALSVSDKSALNTVYNTAYGERTTLNQLVGYLKEYLSQYDSQIANIEVIYGDNRSGDIPHSLASIEKAESLLGYHPQYSMKQGLKEAVQWYWENLK